GGAAAAGAAAGCAAAAGCGATTCCCGTAGTAGCGGCGAGCGAAATGGGAGCAGCCTAAACCGTGAAAACGGGGTTGTGGGAGAGCAATAAAAGCGTCGTGCTGCTAGGCGAAGCGGTGAAGTGCCGAACCCTAGATGGCGATAGTCCAGTAGCCGAAAGCATCACTAGCTTACGCTCTGACCCGAGTAGCATGGGGCACGTGGAATCCCGTGTGAATCAGCAAGGACCACCTTGCAAGGCTAAATACTCCTGGGTGACCGATAGCGAAGTAGTACCGTGAGGGAAGGGTGAAAAGAACCCCCGTCGGGGAGTGAAATAGAACATGAAACCGTAAGCTCCCAAGCAGTGGGAGGAGCCCAGGGCTCTGACCGCGTGCCTGTTGAAGAATGAGCCGGCGACTCATAGGCAGTGGCTTGGTTAAGGGAACCCACCGGAGCCGTAGCGAAAGCGAGTCTTCATAGGGCAATTGTCACTGCTTATGGACCCGAACCTGGGTGATCTATCCATGACCAGGATGAAGCTTGGGTGAAACTAAGTGGAGGTCCGAACCGACTGATGTTGAAGAATCAGCGGATGAGTTGTGGTTAGGGGTGAAATGCCACTCGAACCCAGAGCTAGCTGGTTCTCCCCGAAATGCGTTGAGGCGCAGCAGTTGACTGGACATCTAGGGGTAAAGCACTGTTTCGGTGCGGGCCGCGAGAGCGGTACCAAATCGAGGCAAACTCTGAATACTAGATATGACCTCAAAATAACAGGGGTCGAGGTCGGCCAGTGAGACGATGGGGGATAAGCTTCATCGTCGAGAGGGAAACAGCCCGGATCACCAGCTAAGGCCCCTAAATGACCGCTCAGTGATAAAGGAGGTAGGGGTGCAGAGACAGCCAGGAGGTTTGCCTAGAAGCAGCCACCCTTGAAAGAGTGCGTAATAGCTCACTGATCGAGCGCTCTTGCGCCGAAGATGAACGGGGCTAAGCGATCTGCCGAAGCTGTGGGATGTAAAAATGCATCGGTAGGGGAGCGTTCCGCCTTAGGGGGAAGCACCCGCGTGAGCGGGAGTAGACGAAGCGGAAGCGAGAATGTCGGCTTGAGTAACGCAAACATTGGTGAGAATCCAATGCCCCGAAAACCCAAGGGTTCCTCCGCAAGGTTCGTCCACGGAGGGTGAGTCAGGGCCTAAGATCAGGCCGAAAGGCGTAGTCGATGGACAACAGGTGAATATTCCTGTACTACCCCTTGTTGGTCCCGAGGGACGGAGGAGGCTAGGTTAGCCGAAAGATGGTTATCGGTTCAAGGACGCAAGGTGCCCCTGCTTTTTCAGGGTAAGAAGGGGTAGAGAAAATGCCCCGAGCCAATGTTCGAGTACCAGGCGCTACGGCGCTGAAGTAACCCATGCTATACTCCCAGGAAAAGCTCGAACGACCTTCAACAAAAGGGTACCTGTACCCGAAACCGACACAGGTGGGTAGGTAGAGAATACCTAGGGGCGCGAGACAACTCTCTCTAAGGAACTCGGCAAAATAGCCCCGTAACTTCGGGAGAAGGGGTGCCTCCTCACAAAGGGGGTCGCAGTGACCAGGCCCGGGCGACTGTTTACCAAAAACACAGGTCTCCGCAAAGTCGTAAGACCATGTATGGGGGCTGACGCCTGCCCAGTGCCGGAAGGTCAAGGAAGTTGGTGACCTGATGACAGGGGAGCCGGCGACCGAAGCCCCGGTGAACGGCGGCCGTAACTATAACGGTCCTAAGGTAGCGAAATTCCTTGTCGGGTAAGTTCCGACCCGCACGAAAGGCGTAACGATCTGGGCACTGTCTCGGAGAGAGGCTCGGTGAAATAGACATGTCTGTGAAGATGCGGACTACCCGCACCTGGACAGAAAGACCCTATGAAGCTTCACTGTTCCCTGGGATTGGCTTTGGGCTTTTCCTGCGCAGCTTAGGTGGAAGGCGAAGAAGGCCTCCTTCCGGGGGGGCCCGAGCCATCAGTGAGATACCACTCTGGAAGAGCTAGAATTCTAACCTTGTGTCAGGACCTACGGGCCAAGGGACAGTCTCAGGTAGACAGTTTCTATGGGGCGTAGGCCTCCCAAAAGGTAACGGAGGCGTGCAAAGGTTTCCTCGGGCCGGACGGAGATTGGCCCTCGAGTGCAAAGGCAGAAGGGAGCTTGACTGCAAGACCCACCCGTCGAGCAGGGACGAAAGTCGGCCTTAGTGATCCGACGGTGCCGAGTGGAAGGGCCGTCGCTCAACGGATAAAAGTTACTCTAGGGATAACAGGCTGATCTTCCCCAAGAGCTCACATCGACGGGAAGGTTTGGCACCTCGATGTCGGCTCTTCGCCACCTGGGGCTGTAGTATGTTCCAAGGGTTGGGCTGTTCGCCCATTAAAGCGGTACGTGAGCTGGGTTCAGAACGTCGTGAGACAGTTCGGTCCATATCCGGTGTGGGCGTTAGAGCATTGAGAGGACCTTTCCCTAGTACGAGAGGACCGGGAAGGACGCACCTCTGGTGTACCAGTTATCGTGCCCACGGTAAACGCTGGGTAGCCAAGTGCGGAGCGGATAACTGCTGAAAGCATCTAAGTAGTAAGCCCACCCCAAGATGAGTGCTCTCCTATTCCGACTTCCCCAGAGCCTCCGGTAGCACAGCCGAGACGGCAAGGGGTTCTCTGTCCCTGCGGGGATCGAGTGACAGAAGTTTTGAGAATTCAAGAGAAGGTCACGGCGAGACGAGCCGTTTATCATTACGATAGGTGTCAAGTGGAAGTGCAGTGATGTATGCAGCTGAGGCATCCTAACAGACCGGTAGACTTGAACCTTGTTCCTACATGACCCGATCAATTCGATCAGGCACTCGCCATCTATTTTCATTGTTCAACTCTTTGACAACACGAAAAATCCATTGTTCAACTCTTTGACAACATGAAAAAACCAAAAGCTCTGCCCTCCCTCTCTATCTATCCATGGGATGGAAGGGCGGAGGCCTTTGGTGTCCCCTCCAGTCAAGAATTGGGGCCTCATAATCACTAGCCAATATGCTTTTCCTTTTCTCGCACGCCTTTCTTCGTTCATGGTTCGATATTCTGGTGTCCTAGGCGTAGAGGAACAACACCAATCCATCCCGAACTTGGTGGTTAAACTCTACTGCGGTGACGATACTGTAGGAGAGGTCCTGCGGCAAAATAGCTCGACGCCAGGATGATAAAAAGCTTAACACCTCTCATTCTTATTACTTTTTCAATATGAAAAAGTAATAAGAATGAAAAATGAAAAGGTCGTCTTATTCAAAACCCCAATTATGAAATCCCCTCTCTCCCACTTCACACCTCGGAACGCACCGTTCTTATAGAGAGAAAGGCACTTTCACATCTTCTTAACCCGAAATGGCTGGGGAGAGGAAAGGTTCCTTTTTTTTAGGGTACTCCTGGGAACAGATCCAGTGGAGACGAGGTGGGGCCTGTAGCTCAGAGGATTAGAGCACGTGGCTACGAACCACGGTGTCGGGGGTTCGAATCCCTCCTCGCCCACAACCGGCCCAAAAGGGAAGGACCTTTCCCTCTGGGGGTAGGAAAATCATGATCGGGATAGCGGACCCAAAGCTATGGAACTTGGGCGTGGGTCTTTTGCCGAAATGGAGTGGCCTTTTATTTATTATTTATCGTATATTTACTTTTCGTTTCGATTTTATATTTATATATAGTATTACCGGCCAAAACAAAATAAGCATATTTTTTTTGTTTTACGCCCCGTAACTCTTCCTCAGCCAGGCTTGGGCAGAATAGCAGAGCAAGTACAAGTATTAGTAGCATAGAAAAAATGCGCTCCTCGTCATTAAATTAATGTGTTTGCTCGCGGTAATTGTGGCCTCTCGGGAGAATCGATGACTGCATCTTTGAGGCATTTGCTAGTACTAGTACATCTGAGAATTCTTAATTGGCTGGTTGTAAATAGCCCCGGGACTATGGAACAAAGGATTATCCCGGACACCTACACCGAGGTATTGACGGTGATTCTCAAATATCGCAGAACAGAATGTGATACGATGAGATAGAATGCAATAGAAACAAAGACACAGGGAACGGGTTACCTGCTCTTAACGGTCAAAGCGAACCCTTTCATTCTGACATTCTGAATTCTTTAATTCGGAATGAATCAAATCTCCTCAAGTAGGATTCGAACCTACGACCAGTCAGTTAACAGCCGACCGCTCTACCGCTGAGCTACTGAGGAACAACGGGAGATTAGATCTCATAGAGTTCAATTCCCGTTCTCAACCCATGACCAATATGAACTCGAAGTTTCCTTCGTAACCCCCGGAACTTCTTCGTAGTGGCTCCGTTCCATGCCTCATTTCATAGGGAACCTCAAAGTGGCTCTATTTCATTATATTCCATCCAGATCCCAATTCCATTTTTATATTGTCATTGACATGACATAAGAGATGTCGGTTCTAGTCTATCTTTTTCTATTTCTATATATGTATATGGAAAGTTCAAAAATCATCATATAATAATCCAGAAATAGAAAAGAAAAAAGGGAGGTTAATGATGATTTTAAAATCTTTTATACCAGGGAATCTAATATCCTTATACATGACGATAATCAATTCGGTCGTTATGGTCGGACTCTATTATGGATTTCTGACCACACTATCCATAGGTCCCTCTTATATCTTCCTTCTACGAGCTCGGTTTATGGAAGAAGGAGAAGAAGGAACCGAGAAGAGAGTATCAGCAACAACTGGGTTTATTGCAGGCCAGCTCATGATGTTCATATCAATCTACTATGTACCTCTGCATTTAGCATTGGGTAAACCTCATACAATAACTGTCCTAGCTCTACCGTATCTTTTGTTTCATTTCTTCTGGAACAATCACAAAGACTTTTTTGATCATAGACGTCCTACCAGAAATTCAATGCGTAATCTTAGCATTCAATGTGTATTCCTGAATAATCTCATTATTCAATTATTCAACCATTTCATTTTACCAAGTTCAATGTTAGCCAGATTAGTCAACATCTATATGTTTCGATGCAACAACAATATGTTATTTGTAACAAGTAGTTTTGTTGGTTGGTTAATTGGTCATATTTTATTGATGAAATGGGTTGGGTTGGTATTAGTCTGGATACAACAAAATAATTTAATTAGGTCTAATGTACTTATTCGATCTAATAAGTATCTTGTATCAGAATTTAGAAATTCTATGGCTCGAATCTTTAGTATTCTGTTATTTATTACCTGTGTTTACTATTTAGGCAGAATACCGTCACCCATTCTAACTAAGAAACTGAAAGGAATTTCCGAACCGGAAGAAGTGGGGGAAAGTGAGGAAGAAAGAAACATAGAAATAGAAACTATTTCCGAGGGGGGAGGGGCTAACCAGAAACAGGGGACCGAAGAAAATACTTCTTCTTCCCTTTTTTCGGAGGAAGAGGTGGATCCGAGCAAAATCGACGAAACAGAAAAGCTACGAGTGACTGGAAAGAAAAAAAAAAAAATAAAGGGCGAATTCCACTTTCGTTTTAAAGAGACATACTATAAAAATAGACCGGTTTATGAAACTTCTTATCTGGATGGGAATCAAGAAAGTTCGAAGTTAGAAATATTAAAAAAAAAAGAAGATAAATATTTATTATGGATTGAAAAACCTCTTGTGACACTTCTTTTTGATTCTAAACGATGGAATCGACCTTTGCGATATATAAAAAATGACCGGGTTGAAAATGCTATAAAAAATGAAATGTCACAATATTTTTTTTATACATGTCAAAGTGATGGAAAAGAAAAAATATCTTTTACGTATCCACCCAGTTTAGCAACTTTTGGGGAAATGATACAAAAAAAAATATATTTTTTCACACCAGAAAAATGGTTTTCTGATGAATTGTATACTGATTGGAGTTTTATCAATGAACTAAAAAGAAGAAATTTGAGTAAGGAGTTTATAAAAAGAGTCGAATCTTTAGATAAGGAATCTTTTGATCTGGGCATACTTGAAAAAAGGACTCGATTCTCTAATAATGAAACTAAACGAGAATACTTGCCTAAACTATATGATCCTTTCTTGCATGGACCCTACCGCGGAAGAATCAAAAAATGGGGTTCCCCTTTAAGCATAAATCAAACTTATAAAAAAAAAAACACGGATCCATTTTGGATAAATAAGATTCATGCTCTACTTCTTACTACTGATTATCACGACCTTGAACAGACACTAGATACACTCAATATAAAATCATTAGCAACAGAAAAAGAACTCTCTTTATTGACATTGACAGAAGATGAACAGGGAAATATCGATTCCGAGGATCGAGTCAAAATTTTGAAATTTTTATTCAATATAGTTATAACTAATCCCAACAATCAAACAATTAGAAAAAAATCTATTGGAATAAAAGAAATAAGTAAAAAAGTTCCTCGATGGTCATACAAATTAATCGACGATTTAGAACAACAGGAGGGAGAAAACGAGGAAAATGTAACAGCAGAGCATGAAATTCGTTCAAGAAAATCCAAGCGCGTCGTGATTTTTACTAATAACCAGGCAAACGCCGATACTTATACTAATACCAAGGATGCTAATGATCCTGATCAAACAGACGAAGTGGCTTTGATACGCTATTCGCAACAATCGGATTTTCGGCGCGACATAATAAAGGGTTCCATGCGTGCCCAAAGGCGTAAAACAATTACTTGGGAGCTGTTTCAAGCAAATGTACATTCCCCCCTTTTTTTGGACAGAGTAGACAAACCACTCTTTTTTTCTTTTGATATTTCTGGACCGCTGAAACGAATATCTCGAAATTGGATATGTAAAAACAAAGAATCAAAAATTTCTGATTATACAGAAAAAAAGATCGAGAAAAAAGACGAGGCCAAAAGAGAAAAATACAAAAGAGAAGAGAAAATGAGGATAGAAATAGCAGAAGCTTGGGATAGTCTTTTACTTGCTCAAGTAATAAGGGGCTCCGTGTTAATAACCCAATCAATTCTTAGAAAATATATTATATTACCTTCACTGATAATAGTTAAAAACATTGCCCGTATGTTATTATTTCAATTTCCTGAGTGGTCTGAGGATTTAACGGATTGGAATCGAGAAATGCATGTTAAATGCACTTATAATGGTGTTCAATTATCCGAAACAGAATTTCCAAAAAACTGGTTAACAGACGGTATTCAGATAAAGATCCTATTTCCTTTTTGCCTGAAACCTTGGCACAGATTTAAACTACAACCCTCTCATAAAGATCCAATGAAAAAAAAGAAAGGTCAAAAGAATGATTTTTGCTTTTTAACAGTTTGGGGAATGGAAACTGAACTACCTTTCGGCTCTCCTCGAAAACGGCGTTCGTTTTTTGAGCCTATTTTTAAAGAACTAAAAAAAAAAATAAAAAAATGGAAAACGAAATGTTTTATAGCTTTAACAATTTTAAAAGAAAAAACTAAATTGTTTCGAAAAGCTTCAAAAGAAACAAAAAAATGTATCACTCAAAGCATTCTATTTCTAAAAGGAATAATAAAAGAACTTTCAAAAATAAATCCAATTCCATTTTTTGGGTTGAGAGAACCATATGAATTGGGCGAAACTAAAAAGGATTCGATAATCAGTAATAAGATGATTCACAAATCATCCCTTCAAATTCAATCTATGGCGTGGACAAATTATTCATTAACCGAAAAAAAAATAAAAGATCTGACTAAGAGAACAAACACAATCAAAAATCAAATACAAAAAATTCTAATTATAAAAGACAAGAAAAACGAATTTCTAACTCAAGAAATAAATAGTAGTTCTAACAAAATAAGTTATCAGGATAAAATATTAGAATCATCAAAAAAATTTTGGCAAATAGTAAAAAGAAGAAATATTCGATTAATCCGGAAATTCTATTTTTTTATAAATTTTTTCATTGAAAAGATATACATGGATATTCTTCTATATATCATTAATATTCCAAGAACCAATACCCAACTTTTTCTTGAATCAACAAAAAAAATGATTGAGAACTTCATTCACAATAATGAAGCAAATCAAGAAAGAATTAATAAAACAACTAAAAATACAACTCATTTTATTTCAACTATAAAAACCTCACTTTCTTCACTTTCTAATATTAGTATTAGAAATAAAAATGAAAAAGCTTTTTGTGACTTATCCTCCCTCTCACAAGCATATGTATTTTACAAATTATCACAAACCCAAGTTATTAGTTTTTATAAATTCAAACCTATCCTTCAATATCATGGAACATCTCTTTTTCTTAAAAATGAAATAAAAGATTATTTTGAAGAACGGGGAGTATCTCATTCCAGATTAAGACATCATTATGGGTTAAGACAGAAAATTGTTTGGCATTCTGGAATGAATGAATGGAAAAACTGGTTAAGGAGTCGTTATCAATACGATTTAGTTCAGAATAGATGGCTAAAATTAGGACCAGGACAATGGCGAAATAGAGTCAATCAACACTATCTGGCTCAAAATAAACATTTAACAAAATGGGATTCAGATGAAAAAGAAAGATTAATTCATTACGAAAAAAAAAATGATTTTCAAGCGAACTCATTACTAACTCAAGAATATAAACTGAATCAAGAACAAAAATATAAAAAATCTAATTTTAAAAAACACTATGGATATGATTTTTTATCATATAAATCTATTAATTATCAAGATAAGAGGGACCCGTATGCTTATGGATCACCATTCCAAGTAAATAAGAGGGAAGAGAGTTCTTATCATTACAACATGGATAAACAAAATTTTTTTGATACACTGAGGGATATCCCCATCCATAATTATCTAGGAGAAGGCGATATCCTAGATGCTATGGGGAATTTTTCGCACAGAAAGTTTTTTAATTGGAGAATTCTTGATTTTTGTCTTAGAAATAAGGTCGATATTGAGTCCTGGGTCGATACCAGTACCAAGAGTAAGAAAAATATTAAGACTGTGGTTAAGAATTATCAAATAATTGATAAAATGGACCTTTTTTATTTCACAATTTATCAAGATCAAGAAAGCAACCCATCCAATAAAAAAGGAAGCCATTTTGATTGGATGGGACTGAATGAAGAAATACTAAGTCATCCTATACCGAATCTAGAACTTTGGTTCTTCCCAGAATTTGTGCTGCTATATAATGCATATAAGGTTAAACCATGGATCATACCAATAAAATTACTTCTTTTCAATTTTAATGGAAATAGGAACATTAATAAAAATATTATTGAAAATAAAAAAAGGGACTCCCTTATAGCACCAAACGAAAAACAAATTATTGGATTAGAGAATCGAAATCAAGAAGAAAAAGAACCCATAGGTGAAGGGGGTCTTGTATCAGATGCACAAAAACAAGGAAATTTTAAATCCGTTCTCTCAAACCAAGAAAAAGATGTTGAAGAAGATTATGATAAATCAGACAAAAAAAAACGTAGAAAGAAAAAGCAATACAAGAGCAACACGGAAGCAGAGCTTGATTTCTTCCTAAAAAGGTATTTGCGTTTTCAATTGAGATGGGATGATTCTTTAAATCAAAGAATAATCAATAATATCAAAGTATATTGCCTCCTGCTTAGACTGATAAATCCAAACGAAATTGTTATATCCTCTATTCAACGGGGAGAGATGAATCTGGATATTTTGATGATTCAGAAGGATTTAACTCTTAGAGAATTAATGAAAAAAGGAATATTGATTATCGATCCAGTTCGTCTGTCGGTAAAAAATGATGGACAATTTATTCTATATCAAACTATAAGTATTTTGTTGGTTCATAAAAATAAACACCAAATTAATCAAAGATACCAAGAAAAAAACTATATTGATAAAAATCATTTTTATGAATTTATTGCAAGACATCAAAAGATGACTGAAAATAAAGACAAAAATCATTATGATTTGTTTGTTCCTGAAAATATTTTATCCCCTAACCACCGGCGAGAATTGCGAATTCGAATTTCTTTCAATTCCAGGGATAAAAATGGTATGCATAGAAATGCAGTATTTTTAAATAATGTAAAAAACTGTGGTCAAGTTTTGACTAAAAACAAACATCTTGATAGTGATAAAAAGAAACTAATTAAATTAAAGTTCTTTCTTTGGCCCAATTATCGATTAGAAGATTTAGCTTGTATGAATCGATATTGGTTTAATACTAATAACGGCAGTCGTTTCAGTATGATAAGGATCCGTATGTATCCGCGTCTGAAAATTCGTTAATGGTACATTTTAATGGTACATTTTCCCCTATATTATGTATGTATCGTGACGGGTATATGAAAACAAATAGATGGTCACAAGGATTGTCTTACATTTTATTCTGATACACGATACTAATTTAATGACATACATATCAATTAGATCGACAAATGAATCAACAAAATCCTCTTATTTGAACTCTAAAATTTTCTCTTTTGTAGAAATCTCTCACTCTTTTGTATCCCTATACGAATCAAATCGAAACCCGGATTGATTAATTTTATTTGAAAAAAAAAATGATAAAGTTCATAACGAACTTAAAATCATCGTGTATATCAAAATGACTGGTATTATTATTACTGATCAGTAAAATTCACATTCAAAAAAAGGGGGAAATTTTTTGGTTTTATGGTAAAAAATTCATTCATCTCAGTTATTTTTCAAGAAAAAAAAGAAGAAAACAGGGGGTCTGCTGAATTTCAAATAGTTAGTTTCACCAATAAGATACGAAGACTTACTTCACATTTGGAATTGCACAAAAAAGACTATTTATCTCAGAGAGGTCTACGTAAAATTCTAGGAAAACGTCAACGACTGCTATCTTATTTATCAAAGACAAATAAAATACGTTATAAAGAATTAATTGGTGAGTTGGATATTCGGGAATCAAAAAATCGTTAATTTGCAAATTTTGAATTAGTCGATTTATTAGATTTTCATTTTGATGTACTTGTTTTCGTTTTCAACAATTCATGTAAGAATGAATCGAGGAAAAACTTATGAATCTATCAGCTACAGAAAAAGACCTTATGATAGTCAATATGGGGCCTCACCACCCATCAATGCATGGTGTTCTTCGTCTCATCGTTACTCTAGATGGTGAAGATGTTGTTGACTGTGAACCAATATTAGGTTATTTACACAGAGGAATGGAAAAAATTGCGGAAAACCGAACAATTATACAATATTTGCCTTATGTAACGCGTTGGGATTATTTAGCCACTATGTTCACGGAAGCAATAACCGTAAATGGACCAGAACAGTTGGGGAATATTCAAGTCCCTAAAAGGGCCAGCTATATCAGAGTAATTATGTTGGAGTTGAGTCGTATAGCTTCTCATCTATTATGGCTTGGACCTTTTATGGCAGATATTGGTGCACAGACCCCCTTTTTCTATATTTTCAGAGAAAGAGAATTAGTATATGATCTATTCGAAGCTGCCACCGGTATGAGAATGATGCATAATTATTTTCGTATCGGAGGAGTGGCGGCCGATCTACCTTACGGCTGGCTAGATAAATGTTTGGATTTCTGTGATTATTTTTTAACAGGAATTGTTGAATATCAAAAACTTATTACGCGAAATCCTATTTTTTTAGAACGAGTTGAAGGGATAGGCGTTATTGGTGGAGAAGAAGCAATAAATTGGGGTTTATCCGGCCCAATGCTACGAGCATCTGGAATCAAATGGGATCTTCGGAAAGTTGATCATTATGAGTGTTACGACGAATTTGATTGGGAAATCCAGTGGCAAAAAGAAGGAGATTCATTAGCTCGTTATTTAGTCCGAATCAGTGAAATGACGGAATCTATAAAAATAATTCAACAGGCCCTGGAAGGAATTCCGGGTGGTCCCTATGAGAATTTAGAAATCCGATGCTTTGATCGAGAAAGGGATCCAGAATGGAATGATTTTGAATATCGATTCATTAGTAAAAAACCTTCTCCCACATTTGAATTACCGAGACAAGAACTTTATGCGAGAATGGAAGCCCCAAAGGGAGAATTAGGAATTTTTCTGATAGGGGATCAAAGCGGTTTTCCTTGGAGATGGAAAATTCGCCCGCCGGGTTTTATCAATTTGCAAATTCTTCCTCAGTTAGTTAAAAGAATGAAATTGGCTGATATTATGACGATACTAGGTAGCATAGATATCATTATGGGAGAAGTGGATCGTTGAAATGATAATTTATACGACAGAAGTAGAAGATATCAATTCCTTTTACACATTGGAATCTTTAAAAGAGGTCTATGGGATCATATGGATGTTGGTCCCTATTTTGACTCTTGTATTGGGAATCACAATAGGTGTACTAGTAATTGTATGGTTAGAAAGAGAAATATCTGCAGGAATACAACAACGTATTGGGCCTGAATATGCCGGTCCTTTGGGCATTCTTCAAGCGCTAGCAGATGGAACAAAACTGCTTTTCAAAGAAAATATTCTTCCATCTAGAGGCAATACTCGTTTATTTAGTATTGGACCGGCTATAGCAGTCATATCAATTTTACTAAGTTTTTCAGTAATTCCTTTTAGCTCTCGCCTTATTTTAGCCGATCTCAATATCGGTATTTTTTTATGGATTGCCATTTCAAGTATTGCTCCCGTTGGACTTCTTATGTCAGGATACGGATCAAATAATAAATATTCCTTTTTAGGTGGTCTGCGAGCTGCTGCTCAATCGATTAGTTATGAAATACCATTAACTCTATGTGTTTTATCAATATCTCTACGTGCGATTCGTTGAACTAGAAACTTTTATTTTACCTATTCCTTTCGTTCTAGAAAATAAGTTGAGTTGATAAACTAAATTAGATAGTTATATATGAGTGAAAGAAAGCAGCTTATAAATTCGCAGTAAATTAAACAAAAAAATAGAATCTCATTTCCTATGTACAAAAGTTAAGTGGAAGAAAACGTAAGCGG
The DNA window shown above is from Gossypium arboreum chloroplast, complete genome and carries:
- the ycf1 gene encoding hypothetical chloroplast RF1, which gives rise to MMILKSFIPGNLISLYMTIINSVVMVGLYYGFLTTLSIGPSYIFLLRARFMEEGEEGTEKRVSATTGFIAGQLMMFISIYYVPLHLALGKPHTITVLALPYLLFHFFWNNHKDFFDHRRPTRNSMRNLSIQCVFLNNLIIQLFNHFILPSSMLARLVNIYMFRCNNNMLFVTSSFVGWLIGHILLMKWVGLVLVWIQQNNLIRSNVLIRSNKYLVSEFRNSMARIFSILLFITCVYYLGRIPSPILTKKLKGISEPEEVGESEEERNIEIETISEGGGANQKQGTEENTSSSLFSEEEVDPSKIDETEKLRVTGKKKKKIKGEFHFRFKETYYKNRPVYETSYLDGNQESSKLEILKKKEDKYLLWIEKPLVTLLFDSKRWNRPLRYIKNDRVENAIKNEMSQYFFYTCQSDGKEKISFTYPPSLATFGEMIQKKIYFFTPEKWFSDELYTDWSFINELKRRNLSKEFIKRVESLDKESFDLGILEKRTRFSNNETKREYLPKLYDPFLHGPYRGRIKKWGSPLSINQTYKKKNTDPFWINKIHALLLTTDYHDLEQTLDTLNIKSLATEKELSLLTLTEDEQGNIDSEDRVKILKFLFNIVITNPNNQTIRKKSIGIKEISKKVPRWSYKLIDDLEQQEGENEENVTAEHEIRSRKSKRVVIFTNNQANADTYTNTKDANDPDQTDEVALIRYSQQSDFRRDIIKGSMRAQRRKTITWELFQANVHSPLFLDRVDKPLFFSFDISGPLKRISRNWICKNKESKISDYTEKKIEKKDEAKREKYKREEKMRIEIAEAWDSLLLAQVIRGSVLITQSILRKYIILPSLIIVKNIARMLLFQFPEWSEDLTDWNREMHVKCTYNGVQLSETEFPKNWLTDGIQIKILFPFCLKPWHRFKLQPSHKDPMKKKKGQKNDFCFLTVWGMETELPFGSPRKRRSFFEPIFKELKKKIKKWKTKCFIALTILKEKTKLFRKASKETKKCITQSILFLKGIIKELSKINPIPFFGLREPYELGETKKDSIISNKMIHKSSLQIQSMAWTNYSLTEKKIKDLTKRTNTIKNQIQKILIIKDKKNEFLTQEINSSSNKISYQDKILESSKKFWQIVKRRNIRLIRKFYFFINFFIEKIYMDILLYIINIPRTNTQLFLESTKKMIENFIHNNEANQERINKTTKNTTHFISTIKTSLSSLSNISIRNKNEKAFCDLSSLSQAYVFYKLSQTQVISFYKFKPILQYHGTSLFLKNEIKDYFEERGVSHSRLRHHYGLRQKIVWHSGMNEWKNWLRSRYQYDLVQNRWLKLGPGQWRNRVNQHYLAQNKHLTKWDSDEKERLIHYEKKNDFQANSLLTQEYKLNQEQKYKKSNFKKHYGYDFLSYKSINYQDKRDPYAYGSPFQVNKREESSYHYNMDKQNFFDTLRDIPIHNYLGEGDILDAMGNFSHRKFFNWRILDFCLRNKVDIESWVDTSTKSKKNIKTVVKNYQIIDKMDLFYFTIYQDQESNPSNKKGSHFDWMGLNEEILSHPIPNLELWFFPEFVLLYNAYKVKPWIIPIKLLLFNFNGNRNINKNIIENKKRDSLIAPNEKQIIGLENRNQEEKEPIGEGGLVSDAQKQGNFKSVLSNQEKDVEEDYDKSDKKKRRKKKQYKSNTEAELDFFLKRYLRFQLRWDDSLNQRIINNIKVYCLLLRLINPNEIVISSIQRGEMNLDILMIQKDLTLRELMKKGILIIDPVRLSVKNDGQFILYQTISILLVHKNKHQINQRYQEKNYIDKNHFYEFIARHQKMTENKDKNHYDLFVPENILSPNHRRELRIRISFNSRDKNGMHRNAVFLNNVKNCGQVLTKNKHLDSDKKKLIKLKFFLWPNYRLEDLACMNRYWFNTNNGSRFSMIRIRMYPRLKIR
- the rps15 gene encoding ribosomal protein S15, translating into MVKNSFISVIFQEKKEENRGSAEFQIVSFTNKIRRLTSHLELHKKDYLSQRGLRKILGKRQRLLSYLSKTNKIRYKELIGELDIRESKNR
- the ndhH gene encoding NADH dehydrogenase subunit 7, producing the protein MNLSATEKDLMIVNMGPHHPSMHGVLRLIVTLDGEDVVDCEPILGYLHRGMEKIAENRTIIQYLPYVTRWDYLATMFTEAITVNGPEQLGNIQVPKRASYIRVIMLELSRIASHLLWLGPFMADIGAQTPFFYIFRERELVYDLFEAATGMRMMHNYFRIGGVAADLPYGWLDKCLDFCDYFLTGIVEYQKLITRNPIFLERVEGIGVIGGEEAINWGLSGPMLRASGIKWDLRKVDHYECYDEFDWEIQWQKEGDSLARYLVRISEMTESIKIIQQALEGIPGGPYENLEIRCFDRERDPEWNDFEYRFISKKPSPTFELPRQELYARMEAPKGELGIFLIGDQSGFPWRWKIRPPGFINLQILPQLVKRMKLADIMTILGSIDIIMGEVDR
- the ndhA gene encoding NADH dehydrogenase subunit 1; translation: MIIYTTEVEDINSFYTLESLKEVYGIIWMLVPILTLVLGITIGVLVIVWLEREISAGIQQRIGPEYAGPLGILQALADGTKLLFKENILPSRGNTRLFSIGPAIAVISILLSFSVIPFSSRLILADLNIGIFLWIAISSIAPVGLLMSGYGSNNKYSFLGGLRAAAQSISYEIPLTLCVLSISLLSNSSSTVDIVEAQSKYGFWGWNLWRQPIGFIVFLISSLAECERLPFDLPEAEEELVAGYQTEYSGIKFGLFYVASYLNLLLSSLFVTVLYLGGWNISIPYVFAPELFEINKINGIIGTTIGIFITLAKTYLFLFISIATRWTLPRLRMDQLLNLGWKFLLPISLGNLLLTTSFQLLSL